The proteins below come from a single Panicum hallii strain FIL2 chromosome 7, PHallii_v3.1, whole genome shotgun sequence genomic window:
- the LOC112900766 gene encoding heavy metal-associated isoprenylated plant protein 19-like — MDEENETKSITIELKVYMHCDACERKVRRTINKVEGVETVEVDREENKVAVTGDFEPEKVVKKIKKKTGKKAEILIPEEDEEEEGTGQEPYYVPYEDPVLYPDADVPDEFRSYRRPERWDFHYFDDENAQACMVM; from the exons ATGGATGAAGAAAACGAAACGAAG AGCATCACAATAGAACTGAAAGTATACATGCACTGCGACGCCTGCGAAAGAAAAGTGCGCCGAACCATCAACAAAGTCGAAG GAGTCGAGACCGTCGAGGTCGACAGGGAAGAGAACAAGGTTGCGGTGACTGGCGATTTCGAGCCTGAGAAGGTGGTAAAGAAGATCAAGAAGAAGACCGGGAAGAAGGCGGAGATCTTGATCCCCGAggaagatgaggaggaagaaggcacgGGACAAGAACCTTACTATGTTCCTTACGAGGATCCAGTGTTGTACCCTGATGCAGATGTGCCCGATGAGTTTCGGAGCTATAGGCGGCCAGAAAGGTGGGATTTCCATTACTTTGATGACGAAAATGCACAGGCGTGCATGGTAATGTAG
- the LOC112898979 gene encoding calcium-transporting ATPase 2, plasma membrane-type-like: MKRTPVGRKGNFISNVMWRNIVMGQAIYQFLAIWYLQAEGKWLFGIEGDNSDLVLNTIIFNCFVFCQLLNEVSLREMERINVFEGILDNNVFATVLGSTVVFQFIIIQFLGNFANTTPLTFTQRIASIFISFILS, translated from the exons ATGAAGAGAACTCCTGTTGGAAGGAAAGGAAATTTCATCAGCAACGTCATGTGGAGGAACATCGTCATGGGACAGGCCATCTACCAGTTCCTTGCGATTTGGTATCTGCAGGCTGAAGGGAAATGGCTCTTTGGAATCGAGGGAGACAACTCCGATCTAGTCCTGAACACAATCATCTTCAACTGCTTCGTATTCTGCCAG TTACTCAATGAGGTGAGCTTAAGGGAGATGGAGAGGATAAATGTCTTTGAGGGCATCCTAGACAACAACGTGTTCGCCACGGTCCTCGGCAGCACCGTCGTCTTCCAGTTCATCATAATCCAGTTCCTCGGCAACTTCGCGAACACGACCCCTCTCACGTTCACGCAGAGGATCGCCAGCATTTTCATCAGCTTCATACTTTCATAG
- the LOC112899879 gene encoding 40S ribosomal protein S11-like, with protein sequence MAEQTEKAFLKQPKVFLCPKKAARGNKPGKGGNRFWKNIGLGFKTPREAIEGTYIDKKCPFTGTVSIRGRIIAGTCHSAKMNRTIIVRRNYLHFVKKYQRYEKRHSNIPAHISPCFRVKEGDHVIIGQCRPLSKTVRFNVLKVIPAGSKSGAVKKAFTAA encoded by the exons ATGGCGGAGCAG ACGGAGAAGGCTTTCTTGAAACAGCCCAAGGTCTTTCTCTG TCCCAAGAAGGCCGCCAGGGGGAACAAGCCTGGCAAGGGTGGGAACAGGTTCTGGAAGAACATCGGCCTTGGGTTCAAGACCCCCAGGGAAGCCATTGAAG GAACCTACATTGATAAGAAATGCCCATTCACTGGCACTGTGTCTATCAGGGGTCGCATCATTGCTGGAACATGCCACAGTGCTAAGATGAACAGGACCATTATTGTTCGTAGGAATTATCTTCACTTTGTCAAGAAGTACCAGAG GTATGAGAAGAGGCACTCCAACATCCCCGCACACATTTCACCGTGCTTCCGTGTGAAGGAAGGAGACCATGTGATCATTGGCCAGTGCAG GCCACTATCAAAGACTGTGAGGTTCAATGTGCTCAAAGTCATTCCGGCAGGTTCAAAGAGCGGAGCAGTGAAGAAGGCTTTCACGGCCGCTTAA
- the LOC112899737 gene encoding trafficking protein particle complex II-specific subunit 120 homolog — translation MEPGLSIESGSAIRVAVLPVGGTIPPPRLREYAALVARHARVDLASLRTYYSEHQKSPFAHQPWETGCLRLKFVLGGCVPSPWEDFQSSRKVLAVIGICHLPSSPDLDRVAADFVDAARTYPSALARRCFAFCPTDAQMAGKKRDDIIMFPPSDQQSLELHMVTMIQDLAASLLMEFEKWVLRAESTGTILKTPLDSQSSLGSEEVIKAKKRRLGRAQKIIGDYCLLAGSPVDANAHYTTAIELARLTGDVFWHAGALEGSVCALVVDRMGQSDPVLEDEVKYRYYTIIQLYRRATLQDNAQRVSPVSFELEAALKLARYLCRRELAKEVSDLLMGAADGAKALIDASDRLILYIEIARLFGTLGYKRKAAFFSRQVAQLYLQQDNAYAAMSAMQVLTMTTNAYHVQSRKTSKINHDSSKEPRASSSDSGKVHPQSIASLFESQWSTLQMVVLREILMSSIRAADPLSSWSAAARLLRSFYPLITPAGQSGLASSLANSADKLPTGTRCADPCLPFIRLHSFPLHPSQRDIVKRNPRKKEWWTGAGPSGPFIYTPFSKAGSSSGTSKQEVSWIVGEPVQVMVELANPCSFDLVVESIYLSVHSGNFDAFPVSVSLPPNTSKLVLLSGIPTQVGPISIPGCIVHCFGVITEHLFKEVDCLLLGAAQGLVLSDPFRCCGSSKFKSVNFPSISVVPPLPLLVANVVGGDGSILLYEGEIRDVLITLTNAGTVPVEEANIALSGKNQDSVISIAHSTWKSALPIKPGGEVTFAVTLRAWHLSSADLEADGSRSPASSRRIAREGINPFLNIHYAGPAANPENGDISLPPGRRLVVPLNICVVQGMRLVRARLLSMEIPARFTEAHLRPVSGKDDISTGNDTERTNINLLKMDPYKGSWGLRLLELELFNPTDVVFDVDVAVHSDDINVDKRVISEGNAGDAACHKTRIDRDYSARVLIPLENFKLPVLDASFFVKESSSDEPLGSRAAAIAERNAKAELNASINNLISKIKVKWHSGRNSSGELNIKDAIQAALQASIMDILLPDPLTFSFKLAKNGIATNADSSKDSGNPSIHSSEGNVGPSTGNVLRCDDPISAHAMTHMVVQIRNNTKEIIRMNLSISCKDVAGDNCFDENSATVLWAGVLSDIHLEVPPLQEVVHPFSVYFLVPGDYSLQASSVIIDATDVLRARAKAESPDEPILCRGSPFHIRVVGTA, via the exons ATGGAGCCCGGGCTGAGCATCGAGTCTGGCTCCGCCATCCGCGTGGCGGTGCTCCCGGTGGGCGGCACgatcccgccgccgcgcctgcgCGAGTACGCGGCGCTGGTGGcgcgccacgcgcgcgtcgACCTCGCCTCGCTCCGCACCTACTACTCGGAGCACCAGAAGAGCCCCTTCGCGCACCAGCCCTGGGAGACCGGGTGCCTCCGCCTCAAGTTCGTGCTCGGCGGGTGCGTGCCTTCCCCGTGGGAGGACTTCCAGTCGTCGCGCAAGGTGCTCGCCGTGATCGGCATCTGCCACCTGCCGTCCTCGCCTGACCTCGACCGCGTCGCGGCCGACTTCGTCGATGCAGCGCGGACGTACCCCTCGGCGCTCGCCAGACGGTGCTTCGCCTTCTGCCCCACGGACGCGCAG ATGGCGGGAAAAAAGAGAGACGATATTATTATGTTCCCTCCTTCTGATCAGCAATCGCTGGAGCTTCATATGGTTACAATGATCCAAGATCTCGCTGCTTCATTGTTGATGGAGTTTGAGAAGTGGGTCTTGCGTGCAGAATCCACAGGAACTATTCTGAAGACACCTTTGGATTCACAATCCAGTCTTGGCTCAGAGGAG GTAATTAAGGCTAAAAAAAGAAGGCTGGGTCGCGCACAAAAGATAATAGGAGATTATTGCCTTTTGGCTGGATCACCTGTGGATGCTAATGCACATTACACCACCGCAATAGAGCTTGCAAGATTGACAGGAGATGTTTTCTGGCATGCTGGAGCTCTTGAGGGTAGTGTCTGTGCCCTAGTG GTAGATAGGATGGGCCAAAGTGATCCTGTTTTGGAGGATGAAGTGAAATATCGTTATTACACCATTATCCAGCTATACAGAAGAGCCACTTTACAAGATAATGCTCAAAG AGTTTCACCTGTGAGCTTTGAGCTTGAAGCTGCCTTGAAGTTGGCAAGATACTTATGCAG GCGGGAACTTGCCAAGGAGGTGTCAGATTTGTTAATGGGAGCTGCAGATGGTGCCAAGGCTCTGATTGATGCTAGTGACCGACTCATACTATATATTGAAATCGCAAGACTTTTTGGTACACTTGGTTATAAGCGCAAGGCGGCTTTTTTTTCAAGACAAGTTGCACAATTGTACCTTCAGCAGGACAATGCATATGCTGCCATGAGTGCTATGCAGGTTCTTACCATGACTACCAATGCATACCATGTCCAAAGCCGAAAGACTAGCAAAATAAATCATGATTCATCCAAG GAACCTCGTGCTAGCAGTAGTGATTCTGGAAAAGTGCACCCTCAGTCTATCGCGTCATTGTTTGAGTCTCAATGGAGTACCCTTCAAATGGTCGTTCTAAGAGAGATATTGATGTCATCAATCCGTGCCGCGGATCCACTCTCATCATGGAGCGCTGCAGCTCGTCTTCTTCGATCATTTTACCCACTCATCACACCAGCTGGTCAGAGTGGCTTGGCAAGCTCACTTGCAAACTCTGCTGATAAGCTTCCAACAGGCACACGCTGCGCTGATCCATGCCTTCCTTTTATCAG GTTGCATTCTTTCCCACTTCACCCTTCTCAAAGAGACATAGTAAAGCGCAACCCACGTAAAAAGGAGTGGTGGACTGGTGCAGGTCCTTCAGGACCTTTCATTTATACTCCTTTCAGCAAGGCAGGATCGTCCTCTGGCACTTCCAAGCAAGAGGTTAGTTGGATTGTGGGGGAACCAGTTCAAGTCATGGTTGAGTTAGCAAACCCATGCAGCTTTGATCTAGTTGTTGAGAGCATCTATCTCTCTGTTCATTCTGGGAATTTTGATGCCTTTCCAGTTAGTGTTAGTCTTCCACCTAACACctcaaaattagttttgttatcTGGTATTCCAACACAAGTCGGACCAATTTCAATTCCTGGGTGCATTGTTCATTGCTTTGGTGTTATTACAGAACACCTATTCAAAGAGGTCGACTGTTTGCTCCTTGGAGCTGCACAAGGGCTTGTCCTTTCTGATCCTTTCAGATGTTGTGGCTCTAGCAAGTTTAAGAGTGTCAACTTTCCTAGTATTTCTGTTGTTCCTCCTCTGCCATTATTAGTTGCAAATGTTGTGGGTGGAGATGGTTCCATCCTTCTTTATGAAGGAGAAATTCGTGATGTTCTGATAACACTGACAAATGCTGGAACGGTACCAGTTGAAGAAGCAAATATTGCTTTGTCAGGGAAGAATCAGGATTCTGTTATTTCGATTGCCCATAGCACATGGAAATCTGCTCTTCCTATTAAACCAGGTGGAGAAGTGACGTTTGCAGTGACTCTAAGAGCCTGGCATCTTAGTTCGGCAGATCTGGAAGCAGATGGCAGTAGATCTCCTGCAAGTTCAAGGAGAATAGCAAGAGAAGGAATCAATCCATTCTTGAATATTCACTATGCTG GTCCTGCTGCTAATCCTGAGAATGGAGATATTTCTCTTCCACCTGGAAGACGCCTGGTTGTTCCATTAAATATCTGTGTTGTGCAGGGCATGCGCCTTGTAAGAGCACGTCTGTTGTCCATGGAAATACCTGCTCGATTTACCGAAGCGCACTTAAGACCTGTCAGTGGCAAAGATGATATAAGCACTGGAAATGACACAGAGCGTACTAATATTAATTTGTTGAAGATGGATCCTTATAAAGGCAGTTGGGGGCTCCGCCTTCTGGAACTTGAGCTTTTCAATCCTACTGATGTTGTTTTTGATGTTGATGTTGCTGTACATTCAGATGACATAAATGTGGATAAAAGAGTAATATCAGAAGGCAATGCTGGTGATGCAGCTTGTCACAAAACTAGAATCGATCGTGACTACTCTGCCAGAGTTCTCATACCTCTTGAGAACTTCAAGTTACCTGTTCTTGATGCTTCCTTCTTTGTAAAGGAAAGTAGTAGTGATGAACCTCTTGGATCCAGGGCTGCCGCCATAGCAGAGAGGAATGCCAAGGCAGAGCTAAATGCGTCTATCAACAATCTGATTTCAAAAATAAAAGTGAAATGGCACTCTGGGAGAAATAGCTCAGGTGAGCTGAATATTAAAGATGCTATTCAGGCGGCGCTACAAGCATCTATAATGGACATACTGTTGCCAGATCCCTTGACATTTAGCTTTAAGCTTGCTAAGAATGGAATTGCAACAAATGCTGATTCTTCAAAGGATTCTGGCAACCCTTCCATTCATTCTAGTGAGGGGAATGTAGGTCCATCTACTGGTAATGTTCTGAGGTGTGATGATCCTATATCTGCTCATGCAATGACCCATATGGTAGTTCAAATTCGCAACAACACAAAGGAAATTATTCGGATGAACCTTAGCATTTCATGCAAAGATGTTGCAGGAGATAATTGCTTCGACGAAAACAGTGCAACTGTCCTCTGGGCTG GTGTTCTTAGTGATATACATCTGGAGGTTCCCCCGTTGCAAGAGGTAGTACATCCTTTTTCTGTGTACTTCCTTGTACCAGGTGACTACTCGCTGCAAGCTTCTTCTGTTATCATCGATGCCACAGATGTTCTTCGTGCTCGTGCGAAGGCAGAGTCACCAGATGAACCTATACTATGCCGAGGATCCCCGTTCCACATCCGGGTAGTTGGTACAGCATAG